In Sulfuracidifex metallicus DSM 6482 = JCM 9184, a single window of DNA contains:
- a CDS encoding alanine--glyoxylate aminotransferase family protein has product MDKVLMHVGPVTIKDDILLAGVKNNVGFTSKEFVDAFSTSLKGLREITNAKSYQPFIIPGGGTSAMESITSLLKKGDNVLVVSNGVFGDRWEAILKRYQVNVEVLRPKPGYYVKPDEVKEATEKKHYKLVTFTHVETSTGVREPVGEAVKKVRNDVDITVVDGVSGMGAEEVNAEEWGVDVYISASQKALGSTPGAGLLVLSNKAVEMISDDSVAGYYLNLKNWLPVMRSMEEGKAMYFATPPVHTILQLAQAFDDVRKEGIHNRVKRHSLVSGAIRAGIESMGLRIVAKAPETYSNSVTGVELRNADPKKVMEASITEGIEFAPGVHPAFKYFRIGHMGWVTINDALITIGVLERVLKSLGEEIRLGEGLRAVQEYVENHDNHNPK; this is encoded by the coding sequence ATGGATAAAGTTTTAATGCACGTAGGTCCAGTAACGATCAAGGACGACATCCTTCTGGCAGGAGTAAAAAACAACGTAGGCTTTACGTCAAAGGAGTTTGTTGACGCTTTCTCCACGTCCTTGAAAGGGTTAAGGGAGATAACCAATGCAAAGTCATATCAACCGTTTATAATCCCTGGGGGCGGAACGTCAGCAATGGAGAGTATAACTTCCTTATTAAAGAAGGGAGATAACGTTTTAGTGGTTTCCAATGGAGTCTTCGGCGATAGATGGGAGGCAATATTAAAGAGATACCAAGTTAATGTAGAAGTCCTAAGACCTAAGCCTGGATACTACGTTAAGCCTGATGAAGTGAAGGAAGCTACTGAGAAGAAACATTACAAGTTAGTGACTTTCACTCACGTAGAAACCAGCACTGGAGTCAGGGAACCCGTTGGGGAGGCTGTAAAGAAGGTTAGGAACGACGTTGACATCACTGTTGTTGATGGAGTATCAGGCATGGGAGCAGAGGAAGTTAACGCGGAAGAGTGGGGAGTAGATGTCTATATTTCCGCAAGTCAGAAGGCTTTGGGTTCCACCCCTGGGGCTGGACTCTTAGTTCTTTCAAATAAAGCTGTAGAAATGATATCCGACGATTCTGTAGCTGGATATTATTTAAACCTGAAGAATTGGTTACCAGTTATGCGCTCCATGGAGGAGGGAAAAGCCATGTATTTCGCCACGCCACCGGTGCACACAATTCTTCAGTTGGCACAAGCATTTGATGACGTAAGAAAGGAAGGTATCCATAATAGAGTTAAAAGACACTCCTTAGTGTCTGGTGCTATAAGAGCAGGCATTGAAAGTATGGGACTTAGAATAGTGGCTAAGGCTCCAGAGACTTATAGCAATAGCGTCACCGGGGTTGAATTAAGAAACGCAGATCCTAAGAAGGTAATGGAAGCTAGTATTACTGAGGGAATAGAGTTCGCTCCAGGAGTTCATCCTGCATTCAAGTACTTTAGAATAGGTCACATGGGATGGGTTACGATTAACGACGCTCTAATTACAATAGGCGTGTTGGAGAGGGTTCTGAAGTCCCTTGGCGAGGAAATTAGATTAGGAGAAGGTTTAAGGGCTGTTCAGGAGTACGTGGAAAATCACGACAATCATAACCCCAAATAG